TCAGCTGGTGGAACTGGTCGATGTTCACACCGGAGGTGGTCGCGTCCACGGCGGTGATGTTGGGGATGCCTCCGGCCGTCCTGCCCGTCCGCACCGAGAACCGGCCGACGTCGACCGTCGCCAGGTAGGTGGCCATCGGGTCCTTGACGCGCCACTTCGAGGTCGTCGTGGCGCCGGCACCGGCGCGGTGGGCGACCGGCACGACCCCCGGCCCGTCCGTCGGCTCGGTGGCCGGGGGCTCGGTGGGCGGGGGCTCGGTGGGCGGACCGCCGGGCAGGCCCGGCGGCGTGCCCGTGCCCGGCGCCCCGCCGCCGGAGTCCTGCGGCGGCGAGTCGGGCTCCCCGTTGGCGATGGCCGTCAGCCCCTGCGGGACCGTGATCTCGAAGTCGAAGGTGGCCTTGTCGCTCGGGTGGTCGTTGCTCGGGAACCAGGTGTGCGCGCCGCTCGGCTGGCACGCGACGAAGACGCCGTCGGACGTGCGGATCCAGCCGTACCGGCCGAGCACCGGGTCCGACACCGGCTGCGGCGTCCCCGAGTAGGCGACCACCGTGGTGAAGGTGCTGCCCTTCTCCAGGGCCTTGGCGGGCGTCACCTCCAGCTCGCCGCCGCCGCGCTGCTGCCGCGCCGGCGCGCCGTCCACCTTGATGGAGGACACGTCCAGGCCGGTCAGGTCGAGGTTGAACCGGGCGAGCCTCGCGGTCGCCCTGGCGGTGATCGTCGCGACGCCGTCGAGCTGCTTCGGGCCGTCGGGCGTGATCGTGAGCTTCAGCCCGTAGTGCTGGACGTCGTAGCCGCCGTTGCCGTTGCCCGGCACGTAGTCGTCGCCCGCGGTGGTGGGGCCCGCCGGGCCGTTCACCGCGGGACCCTTGGGCGGGCCGGACGCGCCCGGGTCGTCGAACGGGGCCTGGCAGGCTGCGGTCAGCGCCCCCGCGACCGCGAGGGCGGCCAGCCCCGGAACGCCGCGCGCCGCGGCGCCGCGGACGGCCCTTGGGCCGTTACGACGGGGACTGGGTGAGTTTCCGGCCATATGCACGCCGTCCAGCCTGCCCGGACGAGACCCCGCCCGGCAACTCGGACGGCGCCGGAACCCCCGCCGCCGGGGCGGTGTCAGCGATGGGCGTAGGGATTTGGGCGGTACGGGTCGGCCTTCACGACCACCGTTCGCGCCACCTTGCAGTGCAGCGCCTGCTTGCGCTGGTCCCACAGGATCCACGCGACGTCGATCAGACCGATGCACCCGCAGACGCCGCCGAGCACGCTGTAGAACGCCGAGCGCCCCGCGGCCTGGCCGGTGGTGATCGCCTGCCCGTCGTCGGCCCGGACGACCCGCGTCCGCACCAGCATCTTGCCGAGCGTCTGCCCCCACTTCGCGTGCATCAGCCAGAAGTAGAAGAACGCCAGCACGACGCTGATCGCGTTCGTCCCCACCCGGGCGCCGTCGTACATGGAGGTGCCCGGCTCCGGGTTGACGACGTTGTTCCAGTTGACGAACGGGATCGAGATCAAGCCCGTCACGATGCCGATGATGACGAGGTCGACGATGCCCCCGCCGAGCCGTGCCCAGCGGCTCGCCAGCTCCCCGGAAGGATGCGCGTACCCGCCCGCCCCGTAGCCGGGATGCGGCTGCCCGTACCCCGGCTGGGCGCCGTACGGTTGCTGCTGCCACTGGCCCTGCTCGCCGTACGGCTGTTGCCCGTACTGCTGCTGCCCGTACTGCTGCTGCTCTCCGTAGGGCTGCTGTCCGCCGTAGGGCTGCTGTCCCCACTGCTGCCCGCCCCACTGCTGCTCTCCGTAGGGCTGCTGGCCGTACTGCTGGCCCCCGGGCGGCTGTTGCCCCCCGGGCGGTGGCTGCTCGCCGTACGGTGGCCGCTCGCCGTAAGGGGGCTGCTCACCGTACGGAGGCTGCCGTCCCTGGGCAGGTTCCCCGTACGGCTGTCCACCGCGGTAGGGGCCCGGCCGGCCGGGCTGCTCCTGCTCTCCGTGCGGCCGGTCGTCCTCCGGCTCTCGCCCGGACGCGGGGTCGTGCGGCGGTTGCGTCATGCCGTGAGGGTCGCCGCGTCACCGCGGCCCAACCCTGCCGCGCCCGGGTGGAGCCGGAATGTTTACCCCCGCGTGGCCGGCCCTTGCCGGGCCGCCTTCAGGACGGGGTCCGCTCGCGGGCGTACGGGTTCGGCGTCCACGGCGTCGCCTTCACCACCACCGTCCCGGCCACCTTGTCGTGCAGCGCCTGGCGCCGCTCGTCCCACAGGATCCAGGCGTTGTCGAGCAGGCCGACGAGCCCGAGGATCCCGGCGGCGGGCGTGACGAGGTTCAGCGCCCCCGTCGCGATGCTGATGGCGTAGACGAAGGCCTGCCGGCCGAGGGCCTGCCCCCAGCTCACCGCCGACAGGTCGGAGGCCCGTACCAGCCGGATGCCGAACGCCTTCTTGCCGAGCGTCTGCCCCCACCGGGCGTGCAGGACGGTGAAGTACGCGAAGCCCAGCAGGAACGCGATCGCGTACCCGGTGACCAGGCGCGGGATGTCGTAGAGGTCGAAAGGGTTCGTCATCGGCTCGCCGGACTCGGCCATGTCCCGCACCCGGTCCCAGCGGATCGAGAACAGGACGGCCGGCGTCGCCGCGATGCCGATGACGAAGCTGTCGAGGATTCCCGCGCCGAGCCGCACGAGCCGTCCGGCGGTCATGTCCTGGGGGCCCTGCGGGCCGGGGTGATGGTAGCCGGGAGGGCCGTAGCCCGGGACGGGCGGCGCCTGCGGCGGCGGGGCGCCGGGGTGTCCGTGCCCCGCCCCCGGGACGGCCTGGGGCGGAGGCCCGCCGTACGAGCCCTGGTAGGGCGGCGGGCGTTCGGGCGAGGCGGGGGCCTCGCCGGCGGGCTGGTCCGGGGGCTGCCAGCCGTTGTCCGGCTTCGGGGTGTCCTGGGGTGGTTCGCTCATGGCCCCACAGTGTGCCGGGTGCGGGCGGCGCGCGGCCGCCCGGGCGGCGACCGGCCCCGGACGCGGGCGCGTCCGGGGCCGGTCCCCGGGTCCGGGCGCCGCGGCGTCGAGGCTCGCCGCGGCGCCGCGGGCGTCACAGGTTGCCGCGGCGCTCCTGCTCCCGCTCGATCGCCTCGAACAGCGCCTTGAAGTTGCCCTTGCCGAAGCCGAGCGACCCGTGCCGCTCGATCAGCTCGAAGAACACGGTCGGGCGGTCCTGGACGGGCTTGGTGAAGATCTGCAGCAGGTAGCCGTCCTCGTCCCGGTCGACCAGGATCCGGCGCTTCTGCAGCTCCTCGATCGGGACCCGGACCTGGCCGATGCGCTCGCGCAGCTCGGGGTCCTCGTAGTAGGAGTCGGGGCTCTCCAGGAACTCCACGCCCGCGGCGCGCATCCTGTCGACCGACGCCAGGATGTCGTTGGTGGCGAGGGCGATGTGCTGGACGCCCGGCCCGCCGTAGAACTCCAGGTACTCGTCGATCTGCGACTTGCGCCTGCTCTCCGCGGGCTCGTTCAGCGGGAACTTCACCTTGCGGGTGCCGTCCGCGACGACCTTGGACATCAGCGCCGAGTACTCGGTCGCGATGTCGTCCCCGACGAACTCCGCCATGTCGGTGAAGCCCATGACGCGGTGGTAGAAGTCGGCCCACTCGTCCATGCGCTCGACGTTGCCGACGCAGTGGTCGATCGCCTGGAAGAACCGCTTGTCCACCGGCTCCACGATGGGCTCGGCGGGCTCGAACCCCGGCAGGTAGGGGCCGGTGTAGTTGGAGCGGTCGACCAGCGTGTGCCGGGTGTCGCCGTAGGTGGCGATCGCCGCGACCGTCACCTTGCCGTACCTGTCCTCCAGGACGTGCGGCTCCTCCAGCCCGGTGGCGCCCTTCGCGAGCGCGTGCCGGTAGGCGTGCTCGACGTCGGGCACCTCGATCGCGAGGTCCACCACGCCGTCGCCGTGCTCGGCGATGTGCCGGCCGATCTCGGTGCCCGCCTTCACCGGGCCGCGGAACACGAACCGGGCGCCGCCCGATTCCAGCACGTGCACCGCCTCGTCCGGGCTGCCGTTCTCCGGGCCCCGGTAGGCGACCCTGCGCATCCCGAACGCGGTCGAGTAGTAGTGGGCGGCCTGTTTGGCGTTGCCGACGGCGAAGACGACGGCGTCCATACCCTTGACCGGAAACTCATCCATGCCACCTAATCTCGGCATATGGCTGCAAGGTGCGCAAGAGCGGGCTGAACCACTGGTCAATCTGTACAGTACAAACGCGACACGACCGGTCGCTCTGTACATGGTGACCACGACCACAGGAGGGTGCCGTGCCGATCGACGAACTGGACGGCCGGCTGATCGAGCTGTTCGCCGCCGAGCCCAGGGTCGGCGTCCTGGAGGCGTCCCGGCGGCTCGGGGTGGCGCGCGGCACCGTGCAGGCGCGGCTGGACCGGCTCGCGCGGGACGGCGTCGTCGCGGGCCACGGCCCGGAGATCGACCCTGCCGCGCTCGGCTACGGGGTGACGGCCTTCGTCACGCTGCAGCTGCGGCAGGCGGGCGGCCACGACCCGGTGGCGGCCCGGCTCGCCCAGGTGCCCGAGGTGATCGAGGCCCACACCATCACCGGCCCCGGCGACATGCTGTGCCGCGTCGTCGCGCGCAGCAACACCGACCTCCAGCGCGTCATCGACGTCATCGTGGACGTCGCCGGCGTGGAGCGCGCCTCCTCGGTGATCTCCCTCGCCACCCAGATCCCGTACCGCACCCTGCCCCTCGTCCGCGCGGTCTCCGACCCCGCCCGGGCGCGGGCGCCCCGCGGAGGGGCGCCCGGGTAGGGGCGCACAAGCAACGACCGCCGGGCGGAACCCGCCCGGCGGTCTTCACCTCCGCAGTGCCTGAGGACGGCGGCTACGCGCCGCCGTAGGGGGTGGCGTCGAGGACCTCCACGGTCATCGAGCGGCCGTTGGGGAGGTTGTAGGTCGCCTTCTCGCCGACCTTCTTGCCGTCGATGGCGGCACCGAGCGGCGACTTCGGGGAGTAGACGTCGATGGGGGCGCCGACCTCCTCGCGGGAGGCGAGCAGGAACGTCACCTCCTCGTCGTCGCCCTCGAACGAGACCGTGACGGTCATGCCGGGCCCGACGACGCCCTCGGTGCGGGGGGCCTCGCCGACGCGGGCGTTCTCCAGGATGCCCTGGAGCTGGAGGATCCGGCCCTCGATCTTGCCCTGCTCCTCCTTGGCCGCGTGGTAGCCGCCGTTCTCGCGCAGGTCGCCCTCCTCCCGCGCCGCCTCGATCTTCTGAGCGATCTCGATGCGGCCCGGGCCCGACAGGTGGTCCAGCTCAGCCTTGAGCCGGTCGTACGCCTCCTGGGTGAGCCAGGTGACGTTGTCAGCGCGGGTCTCGGTCACGGGTACTCCTCATCCACATGGGTGCGAACTCACCCGCGTCCGCGGGCGGGCGTCACATCGACATGAAGTGCGGCTGGGTGAAACCTCAAGCCTATCCGGTGTGTGCGGGTAAAGGTTCCCTGAACACGGCGTCCGCAATCCGCCAAACCGTGTCTCGTCACTCACCGGGCGTATCGGTCGGCCGGTGGCGGCAGGGTGTCAGACCTTCCGGCAGTCGCGGATCCGGGCGCCGGTGGCCCGCCGCGGTGTCGACAGCGTCTCCGTCCCCTTCACGCTGGACGTCCCCGGCGGGGCGGAGACCTCCTTCTGCGCGAGCACGGCGAAGTCGGTGTCGTAGGCGTCCACCGTGCAGCGCACGTCGTCGCCCTTCCCCTTGGCCACCGTGTAGTTGATCTCGACCGACGTGTCGGTGATGTCGTAGGTGACGGTCTGCGGGACGATCCCCGGCGTCTGCCCCGTGTGCGCTGCGAGGACGCCGAAGCCCGCCGCCATCACCGCCGCGAGGAGGCCGACGGCCGCCAGGCCGAGGCGGCTCCGCCGGGACTCGGCCGGAGCCGCTGCTTTCGACACGCTCGTCGTCATGGCGGGAATCCTCGTGCGGGGTTTCGGTGTTGTCAGGGACAATTCATTCTCGTCTGTCATGGCGCGTGCCTCGAACCGGGGGCCGCTCAACAGTCCGGAGAGGGAGACCCCCAAGTGTCCGAGGTCATCGACGGTACGTCCGACGTCTTCGACGACGCGGCGCTCGAACGGCCGTGCGGCGGCGACGAGCCCCTTCGTCTCATGGCGGTGCACGCGCACCCCGACGACGAGTCCAGCAAGGGCGCGGCCACGATGGCGCGCTACGTGGCCGACGGCGTCGAGGTCCTCGTCGTCACCTGCACCGGCGGCGAGCGCGGCGACATCCTGAACCCCGCGATGGACCGCCCCGAGGTCAAGGCCGACATCGGCAAGGTCCGCGAGGCGGAGATGGCGCGGGCCCGCGAGATCCTCGGCGTCGGGCAGCGCTGGCTCGGGTTCGTCGACTCCGGCTTCCCCGAGGGCGACCCGCTGCCGCCGCTGCCGGAGGGCTGCTTCGCGCTGGAGCCGCTGGAGACCGCCGCCGAGCCGCTGGTGCGCGCGGTCCGCGAGTTCCGCCCGCACGTGATGCTCACCTACGACGAGAAGGGCGGCTACCCCCACCCCGACCACGTGAAGTGCCACGAGGTGTCAGTGGAGGCGTTCGAGGCCGCGGGCGACCCGGAGCGCTACCCGGGCACGGGCGACCCGTGGCAGCCGCTGAAGCTCTACTACCACATGACCTTCAGCAAGGGCCGCATCCTCGCCCTGCACGCCGCCATGGAGAAGGCCGGCCTCGAGTCGCCCTACGGCGACTGGCTGAAGCGGTTCGAGGAGGAGGGCGACGAGCGCGCCCGGTGGGAGGTCACGACGCGGGTGCCCTGCGCCGACCACTTCGAGACCCGGGACCAGGCCCTGCTCGCCCACGCCACCCAGATCGACCCGAACGGGTTCTGGTTCGTCGTCCCGCTGGACGTCCAGCGCGAGGCATGGCCCACCGAGGACTACCATTTGGCCAGGTCCCTGGTCGACACGGAACTGCCGGAGGACGACCTGTTCGCCGGCATCCGGGAGAAGGTGTGTCTGTGATGCCTGCCGTCTACGCCATGCCGCTGAACGACGACACGGTCAGCCCCGGCATGCTCGGCTTCGTGGTGTTCCTCCTCCTGCTGGCCGCGACGGTCTTCCTGATCCGTTCGATGGGCAAGCAGATGAAGAAGATCCAGGCGCCCCGCGAGGCGGACCTGAGGCAGCAGGAGTGGGAGCGCGCGGAGGCGGCCAAGGCCGGTACGGCGGCCAAGGGCTCCGACGACGACGCCTGATCCCGCCCGGCCCCTGCGCCGGTTGGAGTCCGCCCCTCCGGGGAGGACCCTCCACGTGCGCGCGAACTCCGATGACGCCGACCGGGACCTCCCGCCCGCGGCGCTGCGCCGCGCCCTCGACCGCCATCTCGCCGGGACGACCGGCGGCGAGGGGGCGGTCGGGGCCGAGGGGCGGGCCCTGCTGGAGCGGGAACGCTGGGCCGAGGCCGCCGAGATTCTGGAGGAGGCCCTGGGCCTCGCCGAGCGGGGCGGCGACCCCCGCAGGGTCCTGGCGGCGCGCCACGATCTCGCCCGTGCGCTGATCGGCGTGGGGGACCTCGACCGCGCGATCGGGCTGCTCGGCCCGCTGCCGGACGAGTTCGCCGCACTGCCGGAGCCGGACGAGCACGCGCGGGCCCGCGCGCTGGAGAGCCTCGGCGAGGCCTACCTGCGCGCGCACCGTCCCGTCGCGGCCCTCAACTTCTTCGGCCAGGCCCTGGAGATCCTGCGCGGGCTGGGCGCGGTCGACGGGCAGGCGGCGATGTTCGTCCACATCGCCGACGCCGCCCGCCTCCGCGGCGACGACGCGGCCGAGCGCGCCGCCCTGGACCGCGCCGCGGAGCTCGTCCGCCAGTCCTGACCCGCCCGGTCCGACCCGCCCGGTCCGACCCGCCCGGTCCGACCGGCCCGGCGGCTACACCTTGCGGTGGTCCCAGCTGACGACCCGCTCGGGATCCATGAGGATGAGGACGCGCTTGGCCAGCGCCTGCTCGATGCCCTCGGCGATGACCGGGTCGACCGGCTCGCCCAGCTTCGGGACGGGCAGGCCCGCCATCCGGGAGCCGACGACCATGCCGACCTTGGACCGCGGCCCGGGGTCCTCGACGACCAGGCCCCGCCCGTACAGGGCGACGCCGCGCAGCTCGCCGTACTCCACGCCGTCCTCGACCAGGCACGTCATGACCGGATTCCGGCGCAGGTTGACCACCTTCTGCGAGGACTTGTACGTGGTGAAGGCGATCTTGCCTTCGTACAGCGTGTAGAACATCGTCACCAGGTGGGGCTCGCCGTCCTTGCCGACGGTCGCGACCTGCACCTTGAAGTTGGCGGCGAGGTACTCCGCCACCTCCTCCGGCGACATCTTGATCTTGTCGCGCTTGCTAGCGGCCAACGGGGCCTCCCAGAGTCGTCTGCATCGTGCACAGAATAACCAAGCGCTTGCCCGGCCCTTCGACCGGCACCATGGGGGCATGTCCGTTCGCGATCTCACCGTCCTCGGCTCCGCCAGCGCGGTGCCCACCAGGTCCCGCAACCACAACGGCTATCTGCTGCGCTGGGACGGGCACGGCGTCCTGTTCGACCCGGGGGAGGGCACGCAGCGGCAGATGACGCACGCGGGGCTCTCCGCCAACGACGTGACCTGGATCTGCGTGACGCACTTCCACGGCGACCACTGCCTCGGCGTGCCGGGGATCGTCCAGCGCATCGCCCGCGACGGCGTCGCGCACCCGGTGGACGCGGCGTTCCCGGCGAGCGGCCGCCCCTACTGGGAGCGGCTGCGGCACGCGACCGCGTTCCGCGACACCGACGTCATCCGCGAGCGGCCGGTGTCCGGCGAGCGGATGGAGCTCGACACCGGCGACGCCCCGTTCACCCTGGTCGCGCGGCGGCTGTCGCACCCCGTCGAGGCGTACGGGTACCGGCTGGAGGAACCGGACGGCGTGACGATGCTGCCGGACGAGCTCGCCGCGCGCGGCGTCAGGGGGCCGCTGATCCGCAGCCTCCAGGAGGAGGGACGGGTCACCACGCCCGCCGGCGGCACGGTCACGCTCGCCGAGTGCAGCGTGACCCGCCCCGGGCAGAAGGTCGCGTTCGTCATGGACACCCGGCTCTGCGACGGCGTCCGCGAACTGGCCGCCGGGGTGGACATGCTCGTCATCGAGTCCACCTTCCTGGGCGAGGACGCCGCCCTGGCCGCCGAGTACGGGCACCTCACCGCCGCCCAGGCGGGCGCGGTGGCGGCGGAGGCGGGCGTGGGGCGGCTCGTCCTGACCCACTTCTCCGAGCGCTACCCCGCCGCCGACGAGCACCGCTTCGCGGACGAGGCGGCCGCCGCGTTCGGCGGCGACATCACCCTCGTCCGCGACCTGGACCGGATCCCGCTGCCGCCGCGCCGTCTGACCTGAGGGAGGGTGGGCAGGACCCAGGGCATGGCTGACGAAGTCGATGTCGTGGTGATCGGTCTCGGGC
The sequence above is a segment of the Actinomadura coerulea genome. Coding sequences within it:
- the hppD gene encoding 4-hydroxyphenylpyruvate dioxygenase, encoding MDEFPVKGMDAVVFAVGNAKQAAHYYSTAFGMRRVAYRGPENGSPDEAVHVLESGGARFVFRGPVKAGTEIGRHIAEHGDGVVDLAIEVPDVEHAYRHALAKGATGLEEPHVLEDRYGKVTVAAIATYGDTRHTLVDRSNYTGPYLPGFEPAEPIVEPVDKRFFQAIDHCVGNVERMDEWADFYHRVMGFTDMAEFVGDDIATEYSALMSKVVADGTRKVKFPLNEPAESRRKSQIDEYLEFYGGPGVQHIALATNDILASVDRMRAAGVEFLESPDSYYEDPELRERIGQVRVPIEELQKRRILVDRDEDGYLLQIFTKPVQDRPTVFFELIERHGSLGFGKGNFKALFEAIEREQERRGNL
- the mca gene encoding mycothiol conjugate amidase Mca, translated to MAVHAHPDDESSKGAATMARYVADGVEVLVVTCTGGERGDILNPAMDRPEVKADIGKVREAEMARAREILGVGQRWLGFVDSGFPEGDPLPPLPEGCFALEPLETAAEPLVRAVREFRPHVMLTYDEKGGYPHPDHVKCHEVSVEAFEAAGDPERYPGTGDPWQPLKLYYHMTFSKGRILALHAAMEKAGLESPYGDWLKRFEEEGDERARWEVTTRVPCADHFETRDQALLAHATQIDPNGFWFVVPLDVQREAWPTEDYHLARSLVDTELPEDDLFAGIREKVCL
- a CDS encoding tetratricopeptide repeat protein produces the protein MRANSDDADRDLPPAALRRALDRHLAGTTGGEGAVGAEGRALLERERWAEAAEILEEALGLAERGGDPRRVLAARHDLARALIGVGDLDRAIGLLGPLPDEFAALPEPDEHARARALESLGEAYLRAHRPVAALNFFGQALEILRGLGAVDGQAAMFVHIADAARLRGDDAAERAALDRAAELVRQS
- the greA gene encoding transcription elongation factor GreA: MTETRADNVTWLTQEAYDRLKAELDHLSGPGRIEIAQKIEAAREEGDLRENGGYHAAKEEQGKIEGRILQLQGILENARVGEAPRTEGVVGPGMTVTVSFEGDDEEVTFLLASREEVGAPIDVYSPKSPLGAAIDGKKVGEKATYNLPNGRSMTVEVLDATPYGGA
- a CDS encoding DUF4307 domain-containing protein, whose protein sequence is MTTSVSKAAAPAESRRSRLGLAAVGLLAAVMAAGFGVLAAHTGQTPGIVPQTVTYDITDTSVEINYTVAKGKGDDVRCTVDAYDTDFAVLAQKEVSAPPGTSSVKGTETLSTPRRATGARIRDCRKV
- a CDS encoding pyridoxamine 5'-phosphate oxidase family protein; translation: MAASKRDKIKMSPEEVAEYLAANFKVQVATVGKDGEPHLVTMFYTLYEGKIAFTTYKSSQKVVNLRRNPVMTCLVEDGVEYGELRGVALYGRGLVVEDPGPRSKVGMVVGSRMAGLPVPKLGEPVDPVIAEGIEQALAKRVLILMDPERVVSWDHRKV
- a CDS encoding RDD family protein encodes the protein MTQPPHDPASGREPEDDRPHGEQEQPGRPGPYRGGQPYGEPAQGRQPPYGEQPPYGERPPYGEQPPPGGQQPPGGQQYGQQPYGEQQWGGQQWGQQPYGGQQPYGEQQQYGQQQYGQQPYGEQGQWQQQPYGAQPGYGQPHPGYGAGGYAHPSGELASRWARLGGGIVDLVIIGIVTGLISIPFVNWNNVVNPEPGTSMYDGARVGTNAISVVLAFFYFWLMHAKWGQTLGKMLVRTRVVRADDGQAITTGQAAGRSAFYSVLGGVCGCIGLIDVAWILWDQRKQALHCKVARTVVVKADPYRPNPYAHR
- a CDS encoding Lrp/AsnC family transcriptional regulator, encoding MPIDELDGRLIELFAAEPRVGVLEASRRLGVARGTVQARLDRLARDGVVAGHGPEIDPAALGYGVTAFVTLQLRQAGGHDPVAARLAQVPEVIEAHTITGPGDMLCRVVARSNTDLQRVIDVIVDVAGVERASSVISLATQIPYRTLPLVRAVSDPARARAPRGGAPG
- a CDS encoding ribonuclease Z codes for the protein MSVRDLTVLGSASAVPTRSRNHNGYLLRWDGHGVLFDPGEGTQRQMTHAGLSANDVTWICVTHFHGDHCLGVPGIVQRIARDGVAHPVDAAFPASGRPYWERLRHATAFRDTDVIRERPVSGERMELDTGDAPFTLVARRLSHPVEAYGYRLEEPDGVTMLPDELAARGVRGPLIRSLQEEGRVTTPAGGTVTLAECSVTRPGQKVAFVMDTRLCDGVRELAAGVDMLVIESTFLGEDAALAAEYGHLTAAQAGAVAAEAGVGRLVLTHFSERYPAADEHRFADEAAAAFGGDITLVRDLDRIPLPPRRLT
- a CDS encoding M1 family metallopeptidase, which translates into the protein MAGNSPSPRRNGPRAVRGAAARGVPGLAALAVAGALTAACQAPFDDPGASGPPKGPAVNGPAGPTTAGDDYVPGNGNGGYDVQHYGLKLTITPDGPKQLDGVATITARATARLARFNLDLTGLDVSSIKVDGAPARQQRGGGELEVTPAKALEKGSTFTTVVAYSGTPQPVSDPVLGRYGWIRTSDGVFVACQPSGAHTWFPSNDHPSDKATFDFEITVPQGLTAIANGEPDSPPQDSGGGAPGTGTPPGLPGGPPTEPPPTEPPATEPTDGPGVVPVAHRAGAGATTTSKWRVKDPMATYLATVDVGRFSVRTGRTAGGIPNITAVDATTSGVNIDQFHQLNARVVDEWSKLFGPYPFSSTGGLIDNADVGFALETQTRPVYGAFGLQPTIVAHELAHQWFGDSVSLSRWQDIWLNEGFATYAEWLWDEKTGGQTVQQHFDEAYNGIGGQELWDVPPGDPGRKQMFGRSVYDRGGMALVALRDRVGEDVFYKILQTWTKEHRHATGTTKQFVETANRVSGKKLDSFFDAWLYKKGRPSK
- a CDS encoding RDD family protein, with the protein product MSEPPQDTPKPDNGWQPPDQPAGEAPASPERPPPYQGSYGGPPPQAVPGAGHGHPGAPPPQAPPVPGYGPPGYHHPGPQGPQDMTAGRLVRLGAGILDSFVIGIAATPAVLFSIRWDRVRDMAESGEPMTNPFDLYDIPRLVTGYAIAFLLGFAYFTVLHARWGQTLGKKAFGIRLVRASDLSAVSWGQALGRQAFVYAISIATGALNLVTPAAGILGLVGLLDNAWILWDERRQALHDKVAGTVVVKATPWTPNPYARERTPS